The Gemmatimonadaceae bacterium genomic interval CTCCTCACCCCGCCCCCCCCGGCCCTTACGCCCCGCGCGCCAGTGCTTTCGCGACTTCGCCGCCTCGCGGCTTCGCGTGAGTCCGGTCTTTCCCGCGTGCTCACCACCGCCCGCGAACGGCGCGAGGACAAATGGATCCCAGCTTTCGCTGGGAAGGTGGGCGTGAGGGTCGCGCTCGCGCACCGTGTCTTCTTCCTGGCGACCGATCGCGTGCGCCCTGCTCCTGCCCGGCACGATCCTGTGCACGTCAGCCTAACGAAGATGCCCCGTCCCGACTCTGCGCCGAACTCGGCGCCACAACTGCCCTCAGCTGCACCTCCAGCCGCACCTCCAGCCGCACCTCCAGCTGCACCGCCAGCTGCACCCTCCCGCCACGTCGCGTCCGTCACGGCCGCCACTGACGCCTGCGGCGGGTGCGAGCTTCGCTCCAGTCGGCGGGGCTTCCTTGGCGGTCTCGCGGCCGCGCTGGCGCTGTTCGCGGTGGAAGGGATCCTTCCGCGCGACGTGCAGGCACTCCCGGCGCACGAGATCGCGGGGGAACGCACCGCTCCGCAGGAGACGGCATACGCGATTCCCGCCGCCGACGGCGTCGCCATCGACAAGAAGGAAGGCGTCATCATCGCCCGCTACGCCGGGAACGTGTACGCCTTCGCGCTCACCTGTCCGCACCAGAACACGGCGCTGCGCTGGAACGACGGGAGCCATGAGTTCCAGTGCCCGCGGCACAAGTCCAAGTACCGCCCCGACGGCGTCTTCATCTCCGGACGCGCCACGCGCGCGATGGACCGCTTTGCCGTGCGCAAGGACGGCGAGCGCGTGGTGGTGAACCTCGACAAGCTCTACGAGCAGGATGCCGACGCCGAGGGATGGGGGAGCGCCAAGGTTGGCGTCTGA includes:
- a CDS encoding Rieske (2Fe-2S) protein — its product is MRVALAHRVFFLATDRVRPAPARHDPVHVSLTKMPRPDSAPNSAPQLPSAAPPAAPPAAPPAAPPAAPSRHVASVTAATDACGGCELRSSRRGFLGGLAAALALFAVEGILPRDVQALPAHEIAGERTAPQETAYAIPAADGVAIDKKEGVIIARYAGNVYAFALTCPHQNTALRWNDGSHEFQCPRHKSKYRPDGVFISGRATRAMDRFAVRKDGERVVVNLDKLYEQDADAEGWGSAKVGV